One window of Nostoc sp. C052 genomic DNA carries:
- a CDS encoding GMC oxidoreductase: MNTHYDAIIIGTGAGGGTLAYHLAPSGKKILILERGKFLPREKENWSALEVYQKERYHTPEQWYDVNHKPFRPATNYWVGGNTKVYGAALLRLRERDFEQVEHKDGISPAWPLKYRDFEPYYTQAEQLYDVHGQGGIDPTEAARSLPYPYPPVHHEPRMQELVNSLREAGLHPFNLPLGLKLNEVDKSLGNCIRCDTCDGFPCLTQGKADAEVNCIQHIRHHENITLLTEAKVTRLHTSPSGREVTRVEAEINGEIQFFTGDIVVVACGAINSAALLLRSHNDQHPNGLANSSDRVGRNLMKHISMAMVQLNTKLNPSVYQKTIAISDFYWGESDFPYPMGLVQNTGNVLADMLPAEVPALMAPLLRLRPGAELKTVADHTVGWWLQTEDLPDPENRVRVEKERLYLNYKPNNLEASDRLAKRWVAVLKQVDRAEHCIPFSLYPRNMMPLQSVGHQCGTCLFGEDPKTSVLDLNCRTHDVDNLYVVDGSFFPSSSAVNPTLTIIANSLRVGDRLLERLN, encoded by the coding sequence ATGAACACTCATTATGATGCAATTATCATTGGCACTGGGGCGGGTGGTGGCACTTTAGCCTATCATCTTGCACCCAGTGGCAAGAAAATTTTAATTTTGGAACGAGGTAAATTTTTACCGCGAGAAAAGGAAAACTGGAGTGCGCTGGAAGTTTACCAAAAAGAACGGTATCACACTCCAGAGCAGTGGTACGACGTAAACCATAAACCCTTCCGTCCAGCAACGAACTATTGGGTTGGTGGTAATACCAAAGTTTACGGTGCAGCTTTGTTGCGATTACGCGAACGTGATTTTGAGCAGGTGGAACACAAGGACGGTATTTCACCAGCATGGCCATTAAAATACCGCGACTTTGAACCATACTACACGCAAGCAGAGCAGCTTTATGATGTCCACGGTCAAGGGGGTATCGATCCCACTGAGGCAGCTAGGAGTTTACCTTATCCTTATCCTCCCGTACACCATGAACCCCGAATGCAGGAACTTGTTAACAGTCTGAGGGAAGCTGGTTTGCATCCCTTTAATCTGCCGTTGGGATTGAAACTGAATGAAGTAGATAAAAGCTTGGGGAACTGTATTCGTTGCGATACCTGCGATGGCTTTCCTTGTTTAACTCAAGGTAAAGCCGATGCTGAAGTTAACTGTATTCAACACATTCGCCATCATGAAAACATTACTTTACTGACTGAAGCCAAAGTCACACGGTTACATACAAGTCCCTCTGGTCGAGAAGTCACCCGCGTAGAGGCTGAGATTAACGGTGAAATTCAATTCTTTACAGGCGATATTGTTGTAGTTGCTTGCGGCGCGATTAACTCAGCAGCATTGTTATTGCGATCGCACAATGACCAACATCCCAACGGATTAGCAAACAGTTCCGATCGGGTGGGGCGCAACTTGATGAAGCATATTTCTATGGCAATGGTGCAACTAAATACAAAACTCAATCCATCTGTTTATCAAAAAACGATCGCCATTAGTGATTTTTATTGGGGCGAATCTGATTTTCCCTACCCAATGGGTTTGGTACAAAATACTGGCAACGTATTGGCAGATATGCTACCTGCCGAAGTTCCCGCACTGATGGCTCCACTATTAAGGCTGCGACCAGGAGCAGAACTGAAAACAGTTGCCGATCATACAGTTGGCTGGTGGTTGCAAACAGAAGACTTACCCGATCCTGAGAATCGTGTGCGGGTAGAAAAAGAGCGCCTTTACTTAAACTATAAACCCAACAATTTAGAAGCAAGCGATCGCCTAGCTAAACGCTGGGTAGCTGTTCTCAAGCAGGTCGATCGGGCAGAACACTGTATTCCATTTAGCCTCTATCCCCGCAACATGATGCCATTGCAATCAGTTGGTCATCAATGCGGTACTTGTCTTTTTGGAGAAGACCCAAAAACCTCCGTACTCGATCTTAATTGCCGTACTCATGACGTGGATAATCTCTATGTTGTCGATGGCAGCTTCTTTCCATCCAGTTCCGCCGTCAATCCCACGCTGACCATTATCGCTAATTCCTTGCGAGTTGGCGATCGTTTACTAGAGCGCTTGAATTAA
- the argJ gene encoding bifunctional ornithine acetyltransferase/N-acetylglutamate synthase, with the protein MADWQEITGGITAPRGYQAAGITAGLKPSGLPDLALIFSEVEAIAAGVFTTSQVKAACVDYCRQRLQAKQSARAILCNAGQANAATGNQGWFDALESAMAIAQALNISSESVLLASTGVIGQRIKMDALRSGIPKVVAALSETGSDAAAGAIITTDLVTKSIALETTIGDRPVRIGGIAKGSGMIHPNMATMLAFVTCDAVVSPHLWQQMLARAADRSFNSITVDGDTSTNDSLIALANGQSRTPAIIEWGAEAEKLEAMLTAVCQHLAKAIARDGEGATCLIEVEVTGAHDELSARQIAKTIAGSSLVKSAIFGRDPNWGRIAAAAGRAGVPFEQENLQIKLGDFLMLENGQPLTFDRAAASAYLKKASVGAYLQQDTVLISVNVGNGYGVGKAWGCDLSYDYVKINAEYTT; encoded by the coding sequence ATGGCAGATTGGCAAGAAATAACAGGTGGCATCACAGCACCAAGAGGATATCAGGCGGCGGGAATTACCGCAGGGTTGAAACCTTCGGGGTTGCCAGATTTAGCTTTGATATTTTCAGAGGTGGAAGCGATCGCAGCAGGTGTATTCACCACTAGCCAAGTCAAAGCAGCCTGCGTAGACTATTGTCGCCAACGCTTGCAAGCTAAACAGAGCGCTCGTGCCATTCTCTGTAATGCTGGACAAGCAAATGCTGCTACAGGTAATCAAGGCTGGTTTGATGCTTTAGAGTCTGCAATGGCAATAGCCCAAGCCCTGAATATCTCATCTGAATCTGTGTTATTGGCTTCCACTGGTGTGATTGGTCAAAGAATTAAGATGGATGCTTTGCGAAGTGGGATTCCCAAGGTAGTAGCAGCACTCTCAGAAACAGGCTCAGATGCCGCCGCTGGGGCGATTATCACTACAGATTTGGTAACAAAATCCATTGCCCTAGAGACAACTATAGGCGACCGCCCGGTACGAATTGGCGGCATTGCCAAAGGTTCCGGCATGATTCACCCCAACATGGCAACCATGCTAGCATTTGTGACTTGTGATGCTGTGGTTTCGCCTCACCTTTGGCAACAGATGTTAGCCAGGGCAGCTGATAGAAGCTTTAATTCCATTACTGTGGATGGTGATACCAGCACCAACGACAGCTTAATTGCCTTGGCAAATGGTCAATCTCGCACCCCAGCAATTATAGAATGGGGCGCAGAAGCAGAGAAATTAGAGGCGATGTTAACAGCAGTTTGCCAGCATTTAGCCAAAGCGATCGCTCGTGATGGTGAAGGTGCAACCTGTCTCATTGAAGTGGAAGTGACTGGCGCTCATGACGAACTCTCAGCTAGGCAAATAGCCAAAACCATCGCTGGTTCATCCTTAGTTAAATCTGCAATCTTTGGACGCGATCCAAATTGGGGACGCATCGCCGCAGCCGCCGGACGTGCAGGTGTGCCCTTTGAACAAGAAAACCTGCAAATTAAGCTAGGGGATTTCTTAATGTTAGAAAATGGGCAACCCTTAACTTTTGATCGCGCAGCAGCGAGTGCTTATTTGAAAAAAGCATCAGTGGGTGCTTATCTCCAACAGGATACGGTGTTAATCTCCGTTAACGTCGGCAATGGTTATGGTGTAGGTAAAGCTTGGGGTTGTGATTTGAGTTATGACTACGTGAAGATTAACGCCGAATATACTACTTGA
- a CDS encoding CmpA/NrtA family ABC transporter substrate-binding protein: MTEFFNQISRRKFIFTAGASAGTIFLKGCLGNPPENLTGRSTQVKPTAKSVVNISPEQTPETTTVKLGYIPIVEAAPLIIAKEKGFFAKYGMKNVDLSKQASWGAARDNVEIGSAGGGIDGGQWQMPMPHLITEGLITKGNQKIPMYVLCQLITHGNGIAIASKHQGKGISLQLASAKSLFKELKSSTPFTAAFTFPHVNQDLWIRYWLAAGGLDPDADVKLLTVPAAQTVANMKTGTMDAFSTGDPWPYRLVQDKIGYLAALTAEIWKNHPEEYLAIRGDWVDKNPKATKAILKGIMEAQQWLDNFDNRKEAAEILAGRNYFNLPSPEILADPYQGKYDMGDGRKIDDKSMAAYYWKDEKGNVSYPYKSHDLWFIVENVRWGFLPKDYIDNNAAKAKELVNKVNREDIWKEAAKEAGIATADIPTNTSRGVEQFFDGIKFDPEKPEEYLKSLKIKKVSI, encoded by the coding sequence ATGACAGAATTTTTTAATCAAATTTCTCGCCGCAAATTTATCTTCACAGCCGGAGCATCTGCGGGTACTATATTCCTCAAAGGCTGTTTGGGTAATCCTCCTGAAAATCTAACTGGGAGAAGCACTCAAGTAAAACCAACTGCTAAATCTGTTGTTAATATTAGTCCCGAACAAACACCAGAAACTACTACAGTTAAGTTGGGATATATTCCCATTGTAGAAGCGGCTCCTTTAATTATTGCTAAAGAAAAAGGCTTTTTTGCCAAGTATGGGATGAAGAATGTTGACCTTTCCAAACAAGCTTCTTGGGGTGCAGCCAGAGACAATGTAGAAATTGGTTCTGCCGGTGGTGGGATAGATGGCGGTCAATGGCAGATGCCAATGCCACATTTAATTACAGAAGGTTTAATTACCAAGGGCAATCAAAAAATTCCCATGTATGTATTATGTCAGTTAATTACACATGGAAATGGAATTGCGATCGCCAGCAAGCACCAAGGCAAAGGTATTAGTTTACAACTCGCCAGCGCTAAGTCTTTATTTAAGGAATTAAAATCCTCAACACCCTTCACAGCTGCATTCACTTTTCCCCACGTCAACCAAGATTTGTGGATTCGCTACTGGTTAGCAGCAGGCGGCTTAGACCCAGATGCCGATGTCAAATTACTCACAGTACCGGCGGCGCAAACTGTCGCCAACATGAAAACCGGAACAATGGATGCCTTTAGTACAGGCGACCCTTGGCCTTATCGTCTTGTTCAAGACAAAATCGGCTACTTAGCAGCATTGACCGCAGAAATTTGGAAAAATCATCCTGAAGAATATCTTGCCATAAGAGGCGATTGGGTTGATAAAAATCCCAAAGCTACTAAAGCAATTTTAAAAGGAATTATGGAAGCTCAACAGTGGCTAGATAATTTTGATAACCGCAAAGAAGCGGCTGAAATTTTGGCTGGACGAAATTATTTCAATCTTCCTTCACCGGAAATACTAGCCGATCCATACCAAGGCAAATATGACATGGGTGATGGTCGCAAAATTGATGATAAATCAATGGCTGCTTACTACTGGAAAGATGAAAAAGGTAATGTTTCTTATCCCTATAAGAGTCACGATTTATGGTTCATAGTTGAAAACGTTCGCTGGGGATTCTTACCAAAAGATTACATTGACAATAATGCTGCTAAGGCTAAGGAACTTGTCAACAAAGTCAACCGCGAAGATATTTGGAAAGAAGCTGCCAAAGAAGCTGGAATAGCTACTGCTGATATTCCTACAAATACATCCCGTGGTGTAGAACAGTTCTTTGATGGCATCAAATTTGACCCCGAAAAACCAGAAGAATATTTGAAGAGTTTGAAAATCAAAAAAGTCAGTATTTAG
- the ntrB gene encoding nitrate ABC transporter permease, which translates to MTLAQKRPASPRFSNSFIASLQKQFPDLIPPAIAIAIFLIIWQLFAWTPGATLPGPIQVIQDTWVLIFWPFYDRGGIDKGLFWQILASLQRVAISYTLAAIVGIALGILIGVNRTMSKALDPIFQLLRTVPPLAWVPISLAALRQNEPAALFVIFITAIWPILINTAVGVTQIPQDYNNVAKVLQLSRKEYFTNILIPAALPYIFTGLRIAIGLAWLAIIAAEIVMSGIVGIGFFIWDAYQNNNVSEVILALVYIGIVGLVLDKAMAWLQNKILPAEQK; encoded by the coding sequence ATGACACTTGCCCAAAAACGCCCTGCAAGTCCTAGATTTAGTAATAGCTTTATAGCCAGTCTACAAAAGCAATTTCCTGACCTGATACCACCTGCGATCGCGATCGCCATCTTCCTGATTATCTGGCAACTCTTCGCCTGGACTCCCGGCGCTACATTACCAGGGCCAATACAAGTTATTCAAGACACTTGGGTGCTGATTTTCTGGCCATTTTATGACCGAGGTGGCATTGATAAAGGTCTGTTTTGGCAGATTCTCGCTAGTCTGCAACGGGTTGCTATCAGTTATACCCTAGCTGCGATCGTTGGTATTGCTTTAGGCATTTTGATTGGGGTGAATAGAACCATGTCCAAAGCATTAGACCCCATCTTTCAGCTACTGCGGACAGTACCACCTCTAGCTTGGGTTCCAATTTCTTTAGCAGCTTTACGACAAAACGAACCCGCTGCCTTATTCGTAATTTTCATCACCGCCATTTGGCCCATCTTAATTAACACTGCTGTCGGTGTTACCCAAATTCCCCAAGATTACAATAACGTCGCCAAAGTTCTCCAACTTAGCCGCAAAGAATATTTCACTAACATTTTGATTCCTGCGGCATTACCCTATATCTTTACTGGTTTGAGAATTGCGATCGGTTTAGCTTGGTTAGCAATTATCGCCGCCGAAATCGTCATGTCCGGTATTGTCGGCATTGGCTTTTTTATCTGGGACGCTTATCAAAATAACAACGTCAGCGAAGTGATTTTAGCTCTAGTTTATATCGGCATTGTCGGCTTAGTGCTAGATAAAGCAATGGCTTGGCTGCAAAACAAGATTTTACCAGCAGAACAAAAATAG
- a CDS encoding nitrate ABC transporter ATP-binding protein (This model describes the ATP binding subunits of ATP-binding cassette (ABC) transporters for nitrate transport, or for bicarbonate transport, in bacteria and archaea.) — protein sequence MFVAVDQIEKVFELTGGGKYIALKGIDLQIKKGEFVSLIGHSGCGKSTLLNMIAGLDLPTEGIVTLEGQRITKPGPDRMVVFQNYSLLPWRTVRENIALAVDSVMKGIPAAERNAIIEKHINMVGLRPHADKQPGMLSGGQKQRVAIARALAIRPKLLLLDEPFGALDALTRGNLQEQLMQICEENQVTAVMVTHDVDEAVLLSDRIVMLTNGPESKIGDILEVDIPRPRKRMEVVEHPSYYSLRSEMIYFLNQQKRIKKIRARKTADVARHGLEKVNLEIGFLPLTACAPLAVAKEKGFFVKHGLDEVNLVRESNWRGIVDGISGGYLDAAQMPSGMPMWLTLGGHNNQPLPVVTALTMTRNGNAITLAKHFYDQGVQTLSDFKRYLLRTREQRHTMGVVHPASMHNLLLRYWLAAGGIDPDTDVDMKTIPPAQMVADLKAGSIDGYCVGEPWNYRAAVENVGFTIATDLEVWFGHPGKVLGVREDWAENYPNTHIALTKALLEACQYCANPDNAQEIRQILAGRDYVSTDLEYIQLEDPDSLTCDLDHPLQDYAHHQFYSESAINRPSRTEQIWIMSQLARWGDTPFPRNWVEVVERVCRVRVFSTAARELGLDISYIRQPIKLFDGTPFNADDPIAYLNSLKIKCDFSVAEVVLDAPRRRLAS from the coding sequence ATGTTTGTAGCTGTTGACCAAATTGAAAAAGTTTTTGAATTAACTGGTGGTGGCAAATATATCGCCCTTAAAGGAATCGATCTCCAAATTAAAAAAGGAGAATTTGTCTCTCTTATTGGTCACTCCGGTTGCGGTAAATCCACACTCTTAAATATGATTGCGGGTTTGGATTTGCCAACTGAGGGTATTGTCACTCTTGAAGGACAAAGAATCACCAAACCTGGCCCAGACAGAATGGTGGTTTTCCAAAATTATTCCTTATTACCTTGGCGGACGGTAAGAGAAAATATTGCCCTCGCCGTTGACTCAGTAATGAAAGGTATACCCGCAGCCGAACGCAACGCCATTATCGAAAAACATATAAATATGGTGGGTTTGCGTCCCCATGCTGATAAACAGCCGGGAATGTTATCAGGTGGACAAAAGCAACGAGTTGCGATCGCCCGCGCCTTAGCAATTCGTCCCAAATTACTCTTGCTAGATGAACCCTTTGGTGCATTGGATGCACTCACACGCGGCAATTTGCAAGAACAACTGATGCAAATCTGCGAAGAAAATCAAGTCACTGCGGTGATGGTGACACATGATGTCGATGAAGCGGTGCTGTTATCTGACAGAATCGTGATGCTGACCAACGGCCCCGAATCTAAAATCGGTGACATTTTAGAAGTGGATATTCCTAGACCCCGCAAGCGCATGGAAGTAGTAGAACATCCCAGCTACTACAGCTTGCGGAGTGAGATGATTTACTTCCTCAATCAGCAAAAACGGATTAAGAAAATTCGGGCGCGAAAAACTGCCGACGTTGCCCGTCATGGGTTGGAAAAAGTTAACCTAGAAATTGGCTTTTTACCGCTTACCGCTTGCGCCCCTTTGGCAGTTGCTAAAGAAAAAGGCTTTTTTGTCAAGCATGGTTTAGATGAAGTTAACCTCGTGCGCGAAAGCAACTGGCGGGGTATCGTCGATGGCATAAGTGGCGGTTATTTGGATGCGGCTCAAATGCCTTCAGGGATGCCGATGTGGTTAACTTTGGGAGGACATAATAACCAACCTCTGCCCGTTGTCACCGCCCTCACCATGACTCGCAACGGTAACGCTATCACCTTGGCAAAACACTTTTATGACCAAGGGGTGCAAACCTTATCAGATTTCAAAAGATATCTGCTTCGCACCCGCGAACAACGGCACACAATGGGGGTAGTGCATCCCGCTTCTATGCACAACTTGCTGCTACGTTACTGGTTAGCAGCTGGAGGAATTGACCCCGACACTGATGTAGACATGAAGACCATTCCCCCAGCGCAAATGGTAGCCGACTTAAAAGCCGGAAGTATTGATGGTTACTGCGTAGGTGAACCTTGGAACTACCGCGCCGCTGTGGAAAATGTCGGTTTTACCATTGCTACCGACTTAGAAGTTTGGTTCGGGCATCCCGGAAAAGTTCTTGGTGTGCGCGAAGATTGGGCAGAAAATTATCCCAATACGCATATTGCTTTGACGAAAGCTTTGCTAGAAGCTTGTCAGTATTGTGCAAATCCCGATAATGCCCAAGAGATTCGGCAAATTTTAGCAGGGCGAGATTACGTCAGCACTGATTTAGAATACATTCAACTCGAAGATCCAGATAGTCTCACTTGTGACTTAGACCATCCGTTGCAAGACTATGCCCATCACCAGTTTTATTCTGAGTCTGCCATTAACCGCCCCAGTCGCACCGAACAAATTTGGATTATGAGTCAATTGGCGCGTTGGGGTGATACTCCCTTCCCCAGAAATTGGGTAGAAGTTGTTGAACGGGTTTGTCGAGTGCGTGTTTTCAGCACCGCCGCACGAGAATTAGGTTTGGATATTAGCTATATTCGCCAACCGATCAAACTGTTCGATGGTACTCCCTTTAACGCCGACGATCCGATCGCTTATCTCAACAGCTTAAAAATTAAATGTGATTTTTCAGTCGCGGAAGTTGTTCTTGATGCACCAAGAAGGAGACTCGCGTCATAA
- a CDS encoding nitrate ABC transporter ATP-binding protein (This model describes the ATP binding subunits of ATP-binding cassette (ABC) transporters for nitrate transport, or for bicarbonate transport, in bacteria and archaea.), whose product MQNRNSTATNTLGKPLTTTTTSRRPFLEIKDVTKVYPTKKGPFTVLDGVNLNVEQGEFICVIGHSGCGKSTLLNMVSGFNFPTSGQVLLEGEPITQPGPDRMVVFQNYALLPWRTAFENIYLAVNAVYPNKPQAEKRAIVRDHLAMVGLADAMEKKPMQMSGGMRQRVSIARALAIRPKVLILDEPFGALDAITKEELQEELLKIWGDNRCTVLMITHDIDEALFLADKLVMMTNGPHAKIGEVMEIPFSRPRDRARIMEDPQYYQLRNYALDFLFNRFAHDDVG is encoded by the coding sequence ATGCAAAACCGCAACTCAACAGCTACAAACACACTAGGAAAACCATTAACTACTACAACTACCAGCCGCAGACCTTTCCTAGAAATTAAAGACGTTACCAAAGTCTACCCGACCAAGAAAGGCCCCTTCACCGTACTCGACGGCGTTAATCTCAACGTCGAACAAGGCGAGTTTATTTGCGTCATCGGCCACTCTGGCTGTGGCAAATCGACACTACTAAATATGGTATCTGGTTTTAACTTTCCCACTTCTGGGCAAGTGTTGCTGGAAGGAGAACCCATTACCCAACCAGGCCCAGACAGGATGGTTGTCTTCCAAAACTATGCTTTGCTACCTTGGCGGACTGCTTTTGAAAACATCTACTTAGCTGTTAACGCCGTTTATCCCAACAAACCACAAGCCGAAAAAAGAGCGATCGTCCGCGATCATCTAGCAATGGTGGGACTGGCTGATGCGATGGAAAAGAAACCGATGCAAATGTCCGGCGGGATGAGACAACGGGTTTCTATCGCCCGTGCTTTGGCAATTCGTCCGAAAGTTTTAATTTTAGATGAACCTTTTGGGGCGCTAGATGCCATTACCAAAGAAGAGTTACAAGAAGAATTGCTCAAAATTTGGGGCGATAACCGCTGTACAGTGCTGATGATTACCCACGACATCGACGAGGCACTATTTTTAGCAGATAAATTGGTGATGATGACCAATGGCCCCCATGCGAAAATTGGCGAAGTTATGGAAATTCCTTTTTCTCGTCCGCGCGATCGCGCCAGAATCATGGAAGATCCACAATATTACCAATTACGTAACTATGCCCTAGACTTCCTCTTTAACCGCTTTGCCCATGATGATGTAGGTTAA
- a CDS encoding aldo/keto reductase: MVITQRRKLGRSGLEVSPLSFGGNVFGWTIDENTSFEILDHFIAAGGNFIDTADVYSKWVSGNQGGESEAILGKWLKQRGNRDQVVIATKVGNDMGVKGKGLSRKHIQQAVEDSLQRLQTDYIDLYQSHIDDENTPLEETLETYGELIRQGKVRAIGASNYSAERLLKALEISRKYSYPRYESLQPRYNLYDRDDYEQDLQKISQEQEIGVINYSSLCSGFLSGKYRSEKDLSISLRGNSVKRYLNPRGFRILEAIDRVAKTYNSTPTQVSLAWLIANPTITAPIVSATKIEQLNDIIKSVNLNLDQDAIDLLNQASSSEI, encoded by the coding sequence ATGGTCATTACACAAAGACGTAAACTTGGACGTTCAGGACTAGAAGTATCACCGCTATCTTTTGGTGGCAACGTGTTTGGGTGGACAATTGATGAAAATACTTCGTTTGAAATTTTAGATCACTTTATAGCGGCTGGAGGTAATTTTATTGACACAGCCGATGTCTATTCCAAGTGGGTTTCAGGAAATCAAGGTGGAGAGTCTGAGGCAATTTTAGGAAAATGGCTCAAGCAGCGTGGTAATCGCGATCAAGTGGTGATTGCTACTAAGGTTGGTAACGATATGGGTGTTAAAGGCAAAGGGCTTTCTCGTAAACACATCCAACAAGCTGTTGAAGACTCATTGCAAAGGTTGCAAACTGATTATATTGATCTATATCAATCACATATCGACGATGAAAATACTCCACTTGAAGAAACTCTTGAAACCTACGGAGAATTAATTCGTCAAGGAAAAGTACGTGCAATTGGTGCTTCAAATTATAGTGCAGAACGTCTCTTAAAAGCATTAGAAATCAGCCGTAAGTATAGCTATCCTCGCTACGAAAGTCTTCAGCCTCGTTATAACTTGTATGACAGAGATGATTATGAACAAGATTTACAAAAAATTTCCCAAGAACAGGAAATTGGTGTGATTAACTATTCCTCTCTGTGCAGTGGCTTTCTCTCTGGTAAATATCGCTCAGAAAAAGATTTGTCTATTAGTCTCCGTGGTAATTCCGTAAAAAGATATTTAAATCCTCGCGGTTTCCGAATTCTAGAGGCAATTGATCGAGTGGCAAAGACTTATAATTCCACTCCCACCCAAGTTTCTTTAGCGTGGTTGATTGCTAATCCGACTATTACTGCTCCTATTGTTAGTGCAACAAAGATTGAGCAACTCAACGATATCATTAAATCTGTCAATCTCAACCTCGATCAAGATGCAATTGACCTTCTAAATCAAGCCAGTTCTTCAGAAATTTAG
- a CDS encoding class I SAM-dependent methyltransferase: MTNTISFDRVSDIYDATRGFPPGISEQVTDFILNLVSPTAETKFYETGIGTGRIAVPIAKRGYSYTGVDVSENMLAELHQKLEGVSHQLTAIKGDATALPFDDNSFDVALTVHVFHLIAAWKQALAEIRRVLKPGGILLYTHGQAASVKADEDVNSQRWEFTERWKAILDGYGHPLPHYGATEEEVLTELQVQGATLSTEIAAQWRVEDTVGKLLENQENKIQSAAWTIPDEIFTRAVQDLREWALQHYGSLDYILPQERQFKIVVVRNWA; this comes from the coding sequence ATGACTAACACAATTTCTTTTGATCGAGTGTCTGATATTTACGATGCAACTAGGGGATTTCCACCAGGTATTTCTGAGCAAGTCACCGACTTTATTCTCAATCTAGTTTCACCAACAGCAGAGACTAAATTCTATGAAACGGGTATCGGTACTGGCAGAATTGCTGTTCCAATTGCTAAAAGAGGTTATTCATACACTGGTGTAGATGTTTCCGAAAATATGTTGGCTGAACTGCACCAAAAATTAGAGGGTGTATCCCATCAATTAACAGCAATCAAAGGAGATGCTACGGCTTTACCATTTGATGATAATTCTTTTGATGTAGCTTTAACAGTTCATGTGTTTCACCTGATTGCTGCTTGGAAGCAAGCTTTAGCAGAAATCCGTCGCGTTCTCAAACCTGGTGGTATTTTGCTCTACACTCACGGTCAGGCTGCCTCTGTTAAGGCTGATGAAGATGTCAATTCGCAGAGATGGGAATTTACTGAGCGTTGGAAAGCTATATTAGATGGCTACGGTCATCCTTTACCGCATTATGGTGCGACGGAAGAAGAGGTGTTGACAGAGTTGCAAGTACAAGGTGCTACTTTATCCACCGAAATTGCTGCCCAATGGCGAGTTGAAGATACTGTGGGCAAATTGCTAGAAAACCAAGAAAACAAAATCCAAAGTGCAGCTTGGACGATTCCTGATGAGATATTTACTCGTGCTGTTCAAGACTTGCGGGAGTGGGCTTTGCAACACTACGGTTCACTAGATTATATTTTGCCCCAAGAACGTCAGTTCAAAATTGTTGTAGTACGCAATTGGGCTTAA